In Daphnia magna isolate NIES linkage group LG5, ASM2063170v1.1, whole genome shotgun sequence, a single genomic region encodes these proteins:
- the LOC123472320 gene encoding LOW QUALITY PROTEIN: putative inorganic phosphate cotransporter (The sequence of the model RefSeq protein was modified relative to this genomic sequence to represent the inferred CDS: inserted 1 base in 1 codon; substituted 1 base at 1 genomic stop codon), with product MGFLGLAAVYMMRINLSVAIVDMVRTPNTTTFFGRSGSGGSSGNGSEQCDNGEFDWDGETQGLILGAFFWGYMVTQIPGGILAXKYGGKYVLGIGILLTDFFSMLTPLAARHGGSGAVIAMRVLTGLAEGVTFPSANSMISKWVPTFERTTIGAFVLAGTQFGTVIIMPLSGFLCNLEFDNGWPLAFYVPGVIGILWFIGWVFLVYDSPSVHPRISEKEKRYILASTGVLKPISVGKXTPWSTIMTSIHLWAILVAHLGHSWGLSMLLTELPTYMKTVLHFDLKANGLLSALPYLAMWLFSIAFSVTADAMRKNQILNTTNTRKLFTTIGLLIPGLGLIGASYTGCDRVATLTLLTLSCGFNGAIYSGFLANHIDIASNYAGTMMGVTNCVASICGFLAPYVVNLIVTESGSIDQWQTVFFLSAGIYALTNLFYVIFGTGVEQPWNKLKDTHPLEQKRNDSIDSLTSSEKSGKSD from the exons ATGGGATTTCTCGGCTTGGCTGCTGTTTACATGATGCGAATCAATTTGTCAGTGGCTATCGTTGACATGGTTAGAACTCCAAACACTACGACGTTCTTCGGCAGGAGCGGTAGCGGAGGCTCCAGCGGAAATGGCAGCGAACAGTGCG ACAACGGCGAGTTTGATTGGGACGGTGAAACACAAGGCCTGATTTTGGGTGCGTTCTTCTGGGGTTACATGGTGACGCAGATCCCAGGTGGCATTTTAG GGAAGTACGGAGGCAAATACGTGTTGGGCATTGGCATCCTTCTCACCGATTTCTTTTCCATGCTGACTCCATTGGCTGCACGACATGGCGGCTCTGGAGCAGTTATAGCAATGCGTGTACTCACTGGCCTAGCTGAG GGAGTGACGTTTCCATCGGCTAATAGTATGATTTCAAAATGGGTCCCTACATTTGAACGGACGACTATAGGCGCCTTTGTCTTGGCAG GTACTCAATTCGGGACGGTGATCATCATGCCATTGTCTGGGTTCCTGTGTAATCTCGAATTCGATAACGGCTGGCCGTTGGCATTTTATGTCCCTGGCGTAATCGGAATTCTCTGGTTTATTGGCTGGGTTTTCTTGGTCTATGATAGTCCGTCGGTGCATCCTAGAATTTCGGAGAAAGAGAAACGTTACATTCTCGCCTCCACTGGGGTATTGAAGCCAATTTCGGTGGGcaaat AAACTCCGTGGTCAACAATCATGACTTCCATTCACCTGTGGGCTATTCTAGTTGCCCATTTGGGCCATAGCTGGGGTCTTTCCATGCTACTTACAGAACTGCCGACGTACATGAAGACCGTCCTGCACTTTGACTTGAAAGCG AACGGATTGCTTTCAGCCCTTCCGTATTTAGCAATGTGGCTGTTTTCCATCGCCTTTAGTGTCACTGCTGACGCAAtgagaaaaaatcaaattttaaataCGACCAATACGAGGAAGTTGTTCACTACCATAG GGCTCCTGATACCAGGTTTAGGACTCATTGGCGCGAGTTACACAGGCTGTGACCGAGTTGCCACTCTTACTTTG CTCACCCTGTCATGTGGTTTTAATGGGGCAATTTATTCAGGATTTTTA GCCAATCATATCGACATTGCTTCGAATTACGCCGGTACTATGATGGGCGTTACAAACTGTGTCGCCAGCATTTGCGGATTTCTGGCACCGTATGTTGTCAATCTGATAGTAACGGAATCG GGCTCCATCGATCAATGGCAAACGGTTTTCTTCCTTTCAGCAGGCATCTACGCTTTGACGAATTTGTTTTACGTCATTTTTGGTACTGGTGTAGAGCAGCCGTGGAACAAACTCAAAGACACCCATCCACtggaacaaaagagaaacgattCGATTGACTCCCTCACCAGCTCGGAAAAATCTGGCAAATCGGATTAA
- the LOC123472319 gene encoding L-threonine 3-dehydrogenase, mitochondrial-like: MALPPEALKRRTYNVAAMSFTPEEIVRSVQRHVPDLKVTYAPDSRQQIADSWPQVFDDSEARAEWNWKPQYDIDGMVDIMVDALRPKYQI; encoded by the exons ATGGCCTTGCCTCCCGAAGCACTGAAACGCAGAACGTACAATGTAGCAGCAATGAGTTTCACACCTGAAGAAATTGTTCGAAGCGTGCAGAG GCACGTACCAGATCTTAAAGTAACATATGCACCGGATTCGCGCCAACAAATCG CGGATTCGTGGCCGCAGGTGTTTGATGATTCGGAAGCTCGAGCTGAATGGAATTGGAAGCCTCAATATGATATCGATGGAATGGTTGATATCATGGTAGACGCACTGCGGCCCAAGTACCAAATCTGA
- the LOC123472316 gene encoding LOW QUALITY PROTEIN: uncharacterized protein LOC123472316 (The sequence of the model RefSeq protein was modified relative to this genomic sequence to represent the inferred CDS: inserted 5 bases in 5 codons), whose product MDWINRQRAMFLLGVGNDGSVSGMNVVGRDADALKNMFHASVLPVLQQQCLLFQEFHGFRNLIQNPTGAEVILNAMRSLLLLDGTTSSAAKVYQLDSHPSHVPVSDRLRQLIGQEQGYILTGDNITKMMFALYRIRCGLPVVAFGEAGVGKSALFRFLIETLLGHTFAVCNVNSGTSIRSVEELIEWAITIIMMDPEAQVFLFFDEMNTADPPVIAFLKELMLDRHFCGTVLPENIHLMAAAXPYRRLRQNNEAPVGLAFRFAQAPEENRSTTDVQNLVYRVNDLPLAFYEHVYDFGHLCNEAEDTYIEEICRNGLPKSEFSAEGVEWFISIVQKCHRVAREMSVDPESAVSLRDTTRAVQLFRWFFXSPAGHQMSRNDAGIAADLTIYLVYAFRFRLRKMFLEEVFGKDQSASKNMTEVSRIIAXMLYENAHGASIGSGAIALNDALCENLFALYVCVLNGIFLIIVGRPGSSKSLSVEILKLVLSPGNHALRHSLGDLPAITEVYFQCSPLSTSSGFKALFESXQKLSVDPKTMLAMVVLDELGLADMSPEKPMKVLHAELERQSVLTSGDKGQTPYAVVALSNWVVDAAQVNRGVLILRTQADKEDLLISAKQLTKSLVSKYVKKAEIEQMTRILSGSLESIVNTYEELDQREDLGGGHVFSMXDFFFCVKNFVCSVFESVVQIKTSRDFRISQHSLIQSVIRNFGGAHEKARRVVRRSMANHLQVTLTAIPEINPVDLIISNVRDSSNPLSIHIARHLMILSRSLIGLQLLNLHVKNKLDDNMSWNVLFGSCFPGDLQVTAVTRKLRQVEQAIRKGGVLILCHADQLFESLYMVLNQQYWAQGEVTMTQIALGPSIRAIALPHGPFRIIALQDTDVALNRDLMSPAILSRFEKHELRPSHLLDDAGRAWLNVIESHSIWLAVPQAIKRQQLICGYHQESFSTLALHLQNRGVPMELDHDEEEDPHSATAIWMRAINPMAMIKLERNPCTHPKLLELCRHYRHHFVFESIDDALQSIKSNRLVIVTNSLRHLEITLSNSSVYNHSVIRLFDVDSELQLFTLLESVGDDDFFDPNFCLVVQYDAVTGPIEQFQLAKYELEQRFEKSSCRIVFVVHVDPRPSKMHWVFSFGDGWDYCFVDEVVPNGPLDQHQIPLGQLIQSDADHSLSHFIKMMTIESFKSLLLEVLGPVLQTSLASLRPSLGKFYAGVRTALALPNNQILLELMKECLIAQLEESRISWHVVDAVSDASFDSSSSLTKGLWNVFKHQISNPLAHLLVVSDVWRVADDSSAKLWCEFVSANYPDRLLSLNSSDLFVQTPIGFGVCDCLFGRLLVSFEKNHGAEPRLNGPLQWLLDYVGKNENNDSQEVKQVYFIDWFLLHIPQHLHHCLRKLPLSKMVYLVDNLFDEPAMFFLDWEHWEGKVTAALEVVRIASFAKPDTSDDDGFWSTATGRIRNWKSFIEMAARSSLTALASPGILKSHERFIQSVSSIETSPALIELLHHVEDLPQVWLSLRITKHILLFDPESEVKLRELQNSTPEKLFDNLTELAMNSVIRPRVATCLRTRRLVLQADLYAFLKSTSACGSAKQLAEILEECPTTNCLVLRKKGRDGVDLNRYCPSCTHSLATIASEPHGHLRAPRKEIIESLFQDHQTFMFLFERVAELFIQQHKNDPHRIRDFLQFLSSSNCRLRVSWRFLTVIVRTVLSTRSGVTIMDDILSSISCNNVTPDTNANAYSLLRALLVCSDQDVRNNALEEPAEDLIQAAMTGDWTMDRIRKLALIRQRLALNENGTANAIAEWARWRENRSDQSITDALLFFILRFSSDEGDTTRLSNILHDPRIAKELDHHKVVRDFIVTLSPLSLGFPLQAAAVTANPFQECLLHGISTGNFIKYPVLLELQPVWAPFIARLAYHAYDVFVVKRIHLLEEMSSNLAAAAQFLLPGMDNHPYLPSFILEANRWYLCTCDTLCCLGNCGRPVAQSVCDNCHVALGANHELRAGVRSATIEDFQPPSGIYMTRVPVVTPNFAVRNCTPVVTRFALLLNSLALMNAALNPRTQPDDICNLLLTLPPTERQPVENCGSLMQLLSNHIIVHLDLLCQLLVTSRPQLTMTDKFRIGHLLLHKLLASSDPSFFANATKFKSKPQAREAFENGLTSLLVQQTNLAEELDYVAQSDEATMAFRQSLLHSQTSFWAYARRVFSDRRCVQLELTRNNSLRLPFLNLLLDVNYMDKLDALQYFGPAMRFLALVRTVMSGEITQEEANDMSIAQGLEKMVETVGRKAVTLDRGRPVKTKEHVMDLFDGFKQLWERFSHLQNAENKTFLDYFECQQIDANVRPKAVLEQTAPLILICAGSELPEATFCYQLLNHAAEAASSIALNSFIQPHCRPGCVRLSCSSAAALTDFDESLYAHVPAELVDRFIRDHLIDQATLQIAESFARTAILGSAGSTIAENVSLAVIPEFVFKDDTESRNYLLVLERRSLKWQPSSIPPHLQELILADLEKNRILAEAQSVLVSAITHVYSNTDPLVIRKVRNHYVSDVLQELTRAEILTERHVSNATLDIFNRHLRLEVRHSFDLLKAITMRMKGDDIFGGRVPEGWTALLPECLVTLTSQKLRSHIPDIVETLLRMIDIIAVANPVVPIWLTPDKSLLYALRQIEGPDWDGIPAELKMEHLGHVLLIAESLAKI is encoded by the exons atggATTGGATCAATCGTCAGAGAGCCATGTTCCTGCTTGGAGTCGGTAACGATGGCTCTGTCAGTGGGATGAATGTCGTGGGCCGTGATGCGGACGCATTGAAAAATATGTTTCACGCTAGCGTACTACCCGTTCTACAGCAGCAGTGTCTTCTGTTCCAGGAGTTTCACGGATTTAGAAATTTAATACAGAACCCGACGGGCGCCGAAGTCATTCTGAATGCCATGAGATCTCTATTGCTCCTAGATGGCACCACCAGTAGCGCTGCCAAGGTTTACCAGCTGGATAGCCATCCAAGCCATGTTCCAGTTAGCGATCGTTTACGTCAATTGATTGGACAAGAGCAAGG GTATATACTTACCGGTGATAATATCACGAAAATGATGTTTGCTTTATATCGAATTCGCTGTGGCCTACCCGTCGTGGCTTTTGGAGAAGCTGGCGTTGGCAAAAGCGCTCTATTCCGATTTCTGATTGAGACGCTGCTCGGCCACACTTTTGCAGTGTGCAACGTAAACAGCGGAACTTCGATTCGATCTGTCGAAGAATTGATTGAATGGGCCATCACGATCATCATGATGGACCCTGAAGCTCAAGTATTTCTATTTTTCGATGAAATGAACACGGCCGACCCACCCGTCATCGCCTTCCTCAAAGAGCTTATGCTCGATCGCCATTTCTGCGGAACAGTTTTACCAGAAAACATACATTTGATGGCTGCCG AACCTTATCGACGCTTACGGCAAAACAATGAAGCGCCTGTCGGGTTGGCTTTCCGGTTTGCCCAAGCCCCAGAAGAAAATAGAAGCACTACTGACGTGCAAAATTTGGTGTATCGCGTCAACGATTTACCGCTCGCTTTTTACGAACACGTCTACGATTTTGGCCACCTTTGCAACGAAGCCGAAGACACGTACATTGAAGAAATCTGTCGAAACGGCTTGCCGAAATCCGAGTTCAGCGCCGAAGGCGTCGAATGGTTTATCTCCATCGTCCAGAAATGCCATCGAGTAGCCAGAGAGATGAGTGTTGACCCGGAATCAGCCGTCTCACTGCGCGACACCACTCGAGCTGTTCAACTGTTCCGTTGGTTTT TATCTCCAGCTGGCCACCAAATGTCACGGAACGATGCGGGAATTGCGGCCGATTTGACCATTTACCTGGTCTACGCGTTCCGATTCCGCTTGCGAAAAATGTTCTTGGAGGAGGTCTTTGGTAAAGATCAATCAGCGTCCAAGAATATGACCGAAGTATCCCGAATCATTG AAATGCTTTACGAGAACGCACACGGAGCTTCCATCGGTTCTGGCGCCATTGCGTTGAACGATGCCCTTTGCGAAAATCTTTTTGCATTGTATGTCTGCGTCCTAAACG GAATCTTTCTCATAATCGTTGGACGGCCTGGATCGTCCAAGTCCTTGTCGGTTGAAATCTTGAAATTGGTACTTTCTCCTGGCAATCATGCACTGCGACACAGCTTAGGAGACTTGCCTGCCATCACTGAAGTGTATTTTCAATGCTCTCCACTGTCAACTTCTTCCGGATTCAAAGCCCTGTTTGAAT GCCAAAAACTTAGCGTTGACCCAAAGACAATGCTAGCTATGGTCGTTCTGGATGAACTAGGTCTGGCCGACATGTCACCGGAAAAACCAATGAAAGTGTTGCACGCCGAGCTGGAACGCCAGTCTGTTTTGACCTCTGGCGATAAAGGACAAACTCCTTACGCGGTAGTGGCCCTCAGCAATTGGGTAGTGGACGCTGCTCAAGTGAATCGAGGCGTCCTCATTTTACGCACCCAAGCCGACAAAGAGGATCTATTGATTTCAGCTAAACAGCTGACCAAGTCTTTAGTTTCCAAGTACGTGAAGAAAGCGGAAATCGAACAAATGACTCGGATCCTTAGTGGAAGCCTAGAAAGTATCGTCAATACGTACGAAGAGCTGGACCAAAGAGAAGATCTTGGTGGTGGACATGTTTTCTCCA gggatttctttttctgcgTCAAAAACTTCGTCTGCTCGGTTTTTGAATCCGTCGTTCAGATCAAGACCTCGCGTGATTTCCGCATTTCCCAACATTCACTCATCCAGTCGGTCATTCGTAACTTTGGCGGCGCGCACGAGAAGGCCCGTCGAGTGGTCAGAAGAAGCATGGCAAATCATTTGCAAGTAACTTTAACTGCCATCCCTGAAATCAACCCAGTGGATCTCATCATTTCAAACGTTCGCGATTCTTCCAATCCGCTGTCCATCCATATCGCTAGGCATTTGATGATTCTCAGCCGATCCCTAATTGGCCTACAACTGCTGAATCTCCacgtgaaaaataaattagacGATAACATGAGCTGGAATGTTCTCTTCGGTTCCTGTTTCCCAGGCGATTTGCAAGTGACTGCCGTCACAAGAAAATTACGTCAAGTAGAGCAAGCCATCCGGAAGGGCGGTGTGCTGATCCTGTGCCACGCGGATCAGCTTTTCGAATCTCTCTACATGGTGCTGAATCAACAGTACTGGGCACAAGGAGAGGTTACCATGACACAAATTGCTCTTGGACCATCCATTCGGGCCATAGCACTTCCGCACGGGCCGTTTCGGATCATTGCCCTACAAGACACGGATGTAGCGCTCAATCGAGATTTAATGTCTCCAGCGATTCTGTCACGCTTTGAAAAGCATGAACTGAGGCCATCTCATCTTCTAGATGATGCCGGAAGAGCTTGGCTCAATGTCATCGAATCGCATTCTATCTGGCTGGCCGTTCCGCAAGCAATTAAGAGACAGCAGTTGATTTGTGGATACCACCAAGAGTCTTTCTCCACATTGGCTCTTCATTTGCAGAACAGAGGCGTACCAATGGAGCTGGATcacgatgaagaagaagaccCGCACAGTGCTACTGCCATCTGGATGAGAGCCATCAACCCGATGGCCATGATCAAGTTGGAGAGGAATCCCTGTACCCATCCGAAATTGTTGGAATTGTGCAGACACTATCGTCATCATTTCGTTTTTGAGAGCATAGATGACGCTCTTCAGAGTATCAAATCGAATCGCTTGGTCATCGTAACAAATTCACTTCGCCATCTGGAAATCACGCTGAGTAACTCTTCCGTTTACAACCATTCGGTCATCCGGCTGTTTGACGTCGATTCCGAGCTGCAGCTCTTTACACTACTGGAATCGGTCGGTGATGACGATTTCTTCGACCCTAATTTCTGCCTCGTTGTCCAGTACGACGCCGTAACCGGACCGATTGAGCAATTCCAGCTGGCCAAGTACGAATTAGAGCAGCGTTTCGAGAAGAGTTCATGCCGTATCGTGTTCGTCGTTCACGTGGATCCGCGTCCTTCTAAGATGCACTGGGTGTTTTCTTTTGGCGACGGCTGGGATTATTGCTTCGTTGACGAAGTCGTCCCTAATGGCCCATTAGATCAACATCAGATCCCACTAGGCCAGCTCATCCAATCAGATGCTGACCATTCTTTGTCTCATTTCATTAAGATGATGACAATCGAATCGTTCAAGTCCCTTTTGCTGGAAGTGCTCGGCCCAGTTTTGCAGACTAGTTTAGCTAGTTTACGTCCATCTTTGGGGAAATTCTACGCTGGGGTTCGAACGGCCTTGGCACTTCCAAACAACCAAATCCTTCTTGAGTTGATGAAAG AATGTTTGATAGCTCAACTGGAAGAGAGTCGGATATCTTGGCATGTTGTCGATGCTGTGAGCGACGCCAGCTTTGATTCGTCTTCTTCTCTAACCAAAGGCCTGTGGAATGTTTTCAAGCATCAAATTAGCAACCCACTTGCTCATCTTTTGGTAGTCAGTGACGTCTGGCGCGTCGCTGACGATTCCTCAGCCAAACTGTGGTGTGAATTCGTCTCTGCCAACTATCCCGACCGGCTACTGTCGCTAAACTCATCCGATTTGTTCGTCCAAACGCCCATCGGTTTCGGCGTTTGCGATTGTTTGTTTGGACGTTTGCTTGTCtcctttgaaaaaaatcatggCGCTGAACCACGTCTTAACGGGCCATTGCAATGGCTCTTGGACTATGTGGGCAAGAATGAAAATAATGATTCCCAAGAGGTCAAACAA GTATACTTCATTGATTGGTTTCTGCTTCACATTCCGCAACATTTACACCACTGCCTGAGAAAATTGCCACTATCGAAAATGGTTTATCTCGTGGACAACTTGTTTGACGAGCCGGCCATGTTTTTCCTCGATTGGGAGCACTGGGAAGGGAAGGTGACTGCTGCTCTTGAAGTTGTCAGAATTGCCTCTTTCGCCAAGCCGGACACGTCAGACGACGACGGCTTCTGGAGCACAGCAACTGGCCGAATTCGCAATTGGAAGTCTTTCATTGAAATGGCAGCTCGTTCATCGCTGACGGCCTTGGCCTCACCAGGGATCCTCAAGTCTCATGAAAGATTTATACAGTCTGTTTCATCCATAGAA ACTAGTCCGGCTCTTATTGAATTACTGCATCACGTAGAAGACTTACCACAAGTGTGGCTCAGTTTGCGAATAACCAAACATATATTGCTCTTTGATCCAGAATCGGAGGTTAAACTTCGGGAATTACAGAATTCGACACCCGAAAAGCTGTTTGACAACCTGACAGAATTAGCCATGAACTCAGTCATTCGACCGAGAGTGGCTACTTGTCTTCGAACAAGACGATTGGTGCTGCAGGCTGATTTGTACGCTTTTCTAAAAAGCACCTCAGCTTGTGGCTCTGCAAAACAACTTGCCGAAATCCTAGAAGAATGCCCAACAACCAATTGTTTGGTCTTACGCAAAAAGGGTAGAGACGGAGTAGATTTGAACAGGTATTGCCCAAGCTGCACTCATTCTCTGGCCACCATTGCAAGTGAACCTCACGGCCATCTGCGAGCGCCAaggaaagaaataattgaATCGCTCTTCCAAGATCATCAAACATTTATGTTCCTTTTCGAACGGGTAGCTGAGCTATTTATCCAGCAGCACAAGAACGATCCACATCGCATCCGTGACTTTCTGCAATTCCTTTCAAGTTCCAATTGCCGTCTGCGAGTCTCGTGGCGTTTCTTGACCGTCATCGTACGCACAGTGTTGTCAACTCGATCCGGCGTTACAATCATGGATGATATCTTATCATCAATCAGTTGCAACAATGTAACTCCTGATACGAATGCTAACGCCTACAGTTTATTGCGAGCTCTGCTCGTCTGCTCAGATCAAGATGTGCGCAACAACGCGCTAGAGGAACCAGCAGAAGATTTGATTCAAGCAGCAATGACGGGCGATTGGACGATGGATCGCATCCGTAAACTTGCCCTCATCCGCCAGCGACTTGCGCTGAATGAAAATGGAACAGCAAATGCGATCGCAGAGTGGGCTCGTTGGCGAGAAAATCGAAGCGATCAATCCATCACAGATGCTTTGCTCTTCTTCATCTTGCGTTTTTCGTCAGACGAAGGAGATACGACTCGATTGAGCAACATTCTCCACGATCCGCGAATAGCCAAAGAACTCGATCATCACAAAGTTGTAAGAGATTTTATCGTGACGTTGTCGCCATTGTCACTGGGTTTCCCTCTACAAGCTGCGGCCGTGACAGCTAATCCCTTTCAAGAATGCCTGTTGCACGGGATCAGTACTGGCAACTTCATAAAATATCCTGTTCTACTGGAACTCCAACCTGTCTGGGCCCCCTTTATCGCTCGATTGGCCTATCACGCCTATGATGTTTTTGTGGTGAAGCGAATCCATCTGTTAGAAGAGATGAGTTCTAACTTGGCTGCCGCTGCCCAGTTTCTCTTGCCTGGAATGGACAATCATCCTTACTTACCGAGTTTTATATTGGAAGCCAACCGTTGGTACCTGTGTACATGTGATACTCTTTGTTGTCTTGGAAACTGCGGACGACCAGTAGCACAATCTGTTTGCGACAATTGTCACGTCGCACTTGGTGCAAACCACGAACTCCGCGCAGGAGTTCGAAGCGCCACCATCGAGGACTTCCAACCTCCGAGTGGCATCTACATGACTCGAGTACCGGTCGTGACGCCAAATTTTGCCGTGCGAAATTGCACTCCAGTCGTTACCCGATTTGCCCTTTTGCTCAATTCATTGGCATTGATGAATGCTGCATTAAATCCACGGACACAGCCAGATGACATTTGTAATCTCCTTCTAACGTTACCACCGACTGAACGCCAACCAGTTGAAAATTGTGGTTCATTGATGCAATTGCTATCGAACCACATCATCGTTCATCTAGATCTTCTTTGCCAATTACTGGTGACCTCTCGACCGCAGCTTACCATGACCGACAAGTTCCGCATTGGTCATTTATTGCTTCACAAACTACTGGCTTCATCAGATCCTTCATTTTTCGCCAATGCTACGAAATTTAAAAGCAAACCGCAGGCCAGGGAAGCATTTGAAAATGGACTCACCAGTTTGTTGGTTCAGCAAACGAATCTGGCTGAAGAGCTTGATTACGTCGCGCAATCCGATGAAGCCACGATGGCATTCCGTCAATCGTTATTGCACAGCCAAACGTCATTCTGGGCCTACGCTCGAAGAGTCTTTTCCGATCGACGATGCGTACAACTGGAGCTGACCAGGAACAACAGTTTGCGACTACCATTCCTAAATTTGTTGCTGGACGTCAACTACATGGACAAACTGGACGCTTTGCAGTATTTTGGCCCTGCTATGCGCTTTCTTGCTCTCGTTCGCACAGTCATGTCGGGTGAGATCACCCAGGAAGAAGCTAATGACATGTCCATTGCCCAGGGTTTGGAAAAGATGGTGGAAACAGTCGGCCGGAAAGCTGTCACTTTGGACCGCGGCCGACCCGTAAAGACGAAAGAACATGTAATGGATCTGTTTGACGGCTTCAAGCAGTTGTGGGAACGGTTCAGTCATTTGCAGAATGCGGAAAACAAAACGTTTCTGGATTATTTTGAATGCCAACAGATCGATGCCAACGTCCGACCGAAAGCGGTGCTCGAACAAACAGCACCTCTGATCTTGATTTGTGCTGGCAGTGAACTGCCAGAGGCTACGTTCTGctaccaattactaaatcacGCTGCTGAAGCTGCTTCGTCTATCGCGCTCAACAGCTTCATCCAGCCTCATTGCCGTCCAGGATGTGTCCGGCTTTCTTGTTCCAGCGCTGCAGCTTTAACCGATTTCGATGAGTCGTTGTACGCTCACGTACCTGCCGAACTAGTCGATCGTTTTATTCGCGATCATCTTATCGATCAAGCTACCCTTCAAATAGCGGAATCATTTGCCAGGACCGCCATCTTAGGATCAGCTGGCAGTACAATTGCAGAAAATGTGTCTCTTGCTGTCATCCctgaatttgtttttaaagacgATACGGAATCACGTAACTATTTGCTAGTCCTCGAAAGAAGATCTCTAAAGTGGCAGCCTTCGTCTATTCCGCCTCATTTACAGGAACTCATCCTAGCCGATTTG GAGAAAAATCGAATCTTGGCTGAAGCTCAATCTGTCCTCGTGTCTGCCATTACCCATGTTTATTCCAATACTGACCCACTTGTCATTCGTAAAGTGCGCAATCACTACGTCTCCGACGTGTTGCAGGAGCTGACGAGGGCAGAAATCTTGACTGAGCGTCATGTGTCGAACGCTACCCTCGACATCTTCAATCGTCATTTGAGACTGGAAGTTCGCCATAGTTTTGATTTACTCAAAGCCATTACGATGCGTATGAAAGGAGATGATATTTTTGGTGGACGTGTTCCAGAAGGCTGGACAGCGTTGCTACCGGAATGCTTAGTGACCTTGACTAGCCAGAAATTGCGCTCGCACATACCAGACATTGTTGAAACCTTATTACGAATGATCGATATTATCGCAGTTGCAAATCCTGTTGTGCCTATTTGGCTTACACCAGACAAATCACTTTTATATGCCCTACGGCAGATTGAAGGTCCCGATTGGGATGGAATTCCTGCTGAGCTCAAAATGGAACATCTCGGCCATGTATTATTGATTGCCGAGTCCCTCGCCAAAATTTAA
- the LOC116922487 gene encoding uncharacterized protein LOC116922487 gives MDDEDDEWIGECLLVAGFITGIVVITLCISVYYICCHCPRQANRRKAKHAQQRRLREPSVASTAVESHESCHETGYQPDGDTATQQFPSLVTMATQHNVESAPPPYYISEDDPPPPYSIGDTSTEIITEKPTSSN, from the exons ATGGATGACGAAGACGATGAGTGGATAGGAGAGTGCCTTTTAGTGGCTGGTTTCATCACTGGAATCGTCGTTATCACGCTTTGCATCTCCGTTTATTACATCTGTTGTCATTGCCCGAGACAAGCGAATCGTCGGAAAGCCAAACACGCTCAACAGCGGCGACTGCGGGAGCCATCCGTTGCTTCAACGGCTGTTGAGTCACATGAAAGCTGCCATGAAACTGGATATCAGCCGGATGGCGATACGGCGACGCAACAGTTCCCTTCTCTTGTTACTATGGCAACACAACACAACGTCGAAAGTGCACCGCCACCGTATTACATCAGTGAAGATGATCCCCCGCCGCCGTATTCAATTGGTGACACATCCACTGAAATAATTACTGAG AAACCGACGAGTAGTAACTAG